Proteins encoded within one genomic window of Catharus ustulatus isolate bCatUst1 chromosome 10, bCatUst1.pri.v2, whole genome shotgun sequence:
- the TRIM59 gene encoding LOW QUALITY PROTEIN: tripartite motif-containing protein 59 (The sequence of the model RefSeq protein was modified relative to this genomic sequence to represent the inferred CDS: inserted 2 bases in 1 codon): MERLEEELTCAICCDIFSDPRVLPCSHTFCRRCLQGLLELPAGXRAARAAGPSCPSCRARLALPSAGPEALPINFALKAVIEKCQQEERAGREEQQQEEGTCRAHPRQPLNIYCLQDRRLVCGQCITIGRHRGHAIDDLRSAYRRAREASGQLLEQLADPSRSKLLSCSRGLRQHKARCQSALQSHREAALRYFKDLGDALEQKKAALLSALDEVESCVSEKYDPLIEEVEKLKVEEDELKELHAALLKEESPLLFLEKLQGLQLRLQALGQKQLPEPQALEIDPSMEQVLQELSRTELGQLPKIQAPKLQLAPKSSAGQTAAAALWAALTEPGVLLLILTLAGVAWYQEMSAGAIPAPLSHLWRFLLRIYQDCCSSLQDKARELCSASALPPELCRKILPDYFG, from the exons ATGGAGcggctggaggaggagctgaCCTGTGCCATCTGCTGTGACATTTTCTCGGACCCGCGGGTGCTGCCGTGCTCTCACACCTTCTGCCGCCGGtgcctgcaggggctgctggagctgccggCCGG CCGAGCTGCCCGAGCTGCCGGGCCGAGCTGCCCGAGCTGCCGGGCCcgcctggccctgcccagcgCCGGCCCCGAGGCGCTGCCCATCAACTTCGCCCTCAAAGCCGTCATCGAGAAATGCCAGCAGGAGGAGCGGGCCGGccgggaggagcagcagcaggaggaggggacgTGCCGGGCTCACCCCCGGCAGCCGCTCAACATTTACTGCCTGCAGGACCGGCGGCTGGTGTGCGGGCAGTGCATCACCATCGGCCGCCACCGCGGGCACGCCATCGATGATCTCCGCAGCGCCTACCGCAGAGCCAGGGAGGCTTCGggccagctcctggagcagctggccGATCCGTCCCGCTCCAAGCTGCTCTCGTGCTCCCGGGGGCTGCGGCAGCACAAGGCCCGGTGCCAGAGcgccctgcagagccacagggaagCTGCGCTGCGCTATTTTAAGGATCTTGGTGATGCCTTGGAGCAGAAAAAAGCAGCGCTGCTGAGCGCGCTGGATGAAGTGGAGAGCTGCGTTTCGGAGAAATACGATCCCCTCATCGAGGAGGTGGAAAAGCTGAAGGTAGAAGAGGATGAGTTGAAGGAGCTGCACGCAGCTCTCCTGAAGGAGGAGTCCCCgctgcttttcctggagaagctgcaggggctgcagctgcggCTCCAGGCCCTCGGGCAGAAGCAGCTCCCGGAGCCCCAAGCTCTGGAGATTGATCCCAGCAtggagcaggtgctgcaggagctgtctagaactgagctggggcagctgcccAAGATCCAAGCTCCAAAGCTGCAGCTGGCTCCCAAAAGCTCTGCagggcaaacagcagcagctgcactctGGGCTGCTCTCACCGAACCGGGCGTGCTCCTGCTCATCCTCACCTTAGCTGGGGTGGCTTGGTACCAGGAAATGTCAGCTGgagccatcccagctcctctctctcaCCTCTGGAGATTCCTGCTGAGGATTTATCAGGattgctgcagctccctgcaggacaaagcacgagagctgtgctcagcttcTGCCCTGCCCCCggagctgtgcaggaaaatCCTTCCTGACTACTTTGGTTAG
- the SMC4 gene encoding structural maintenance of chromosomes protein 4, with protein sequence MEGEQPAGTVPGKHTKSSSAAHGKGRKPSEESPMEVEEENEGTTEADKEPPQAAPEEVVDNRSLEEILGSIPPPPPPAMTSEPGAPRLMITHIVNQNFKSYAGEQTLGPFHKRFSCIIGPNGSGKSNIIDSLLFVFGYRAQKIRSKKLSVLIHNSDEHRDIQSCSVEVHFQKITDKEGDDYEVIPDSKFCVSRTAYRDNSSTYYINGKKKTFRDVGMLLRSHGIDLDHNRFLILQGEVEQIAMMKPKGQTEHDEGMLEYLEDLIGSARLKEPIHTLCRRVELLNESRGEKLNRVKMVEKEKDALEEDKNKAIEFLCLENQIFKEKNQICQYYIHDLKKRINDLEMQKEKINEETKSVNEKSSKLAEEAKTKNKALKELDKKCNKITKFIEESKEKFTQLDLQDVKVRENLKHAKSKVKKLEKQLQKDKEKVEELRKVPSTSTKAIEDATAKRELLAKAKDKEEAKLRQVLASLQEETKGIQKEKEAKEKELMEFSKEVSEARSSMDIAQAELELYLSKYNSAVARLSQAQEALGSTSNTLKERKASIKDIAGKLPQAEQQLKEKENALEKLEKEESGNKDLVRNLRRKVEEAKSSLAQSRSRGKVLEALLQQSKCGNIPGLYGRLGDLGAIDDKYDVAISSSCGALDHIVVDTIDTAQACVNFLKAGGIGAATFIALDKMTVWEKKMQKIPTPENAPRLFDLVKVQDPKVRLAFYFALRDTLVAKNLEEATRIAFQKDKRWRVVTLQGQIIEVSGTMTGGGGKVMKGRMGSSVVMDISEEEISKMESQLQRDSQRAVQCEEEKSQLEEDIRKLQQEIQDMRNTSEKYKASIQGFSEQEINLKNQIKELEADVVAATPDKAKQKEMEKALDGYKKDYEHVAQKAAKMEEEVKRLHQLIMDINNQKLKAQQDKIDQIDKEMDECSSAITKGQVAARTADRNLKKSEEALQRTQKEMEENEKEMKNLTAELTALEDKATEVMNECKQAEEALPAVQEEQKNLLKEMKKIQDAEHALQSEALNIKLKMEQINSHISTHQGKIKYWQKEISNLSLHAIEGEAPEELRVLSEEELEALQDPDAISKKIALLEAERHQLRPNLGAIAEYRKKEELYLQHVGELDNITSERDKFREAFEGLRKQRLNEFMAGFNVITNKLKENYQMLTLGGDAELELVDSLDPFSEGIMFSVRPPKKSWKKIFNLSGGEKTLSSLALVFALHHYKPTPLYFMDEIDAALDFKNVSIVAFYIYEQTRNAQFIIISLRNNMFEIADRLIGIYKTQNTTKSVATNPKVLAVKGLEELGLPGCSVAQK encoded by the exons ATCATCGATTCCCTGCTTTTTGTCTTCGGCTACCGAGCCCAAAAAATCCGATCCAAAAAGCTCTCGGTGCTGATCCACAACTCTGACGAGCACAGGGacatccagagctgctctgtggaagTTCACTTCCAAAAGATCACTGACAAG GAAGGAGATGATTATGAAGTCATTCCTGACAGCAAATTCTGTGTCTCTAGAACTGCCTATAGAGACAATTCCTCCACCTACTACATCAatggcaagaaaaaaacattcagaGATGTTGGGATGCTGCTGAGAAGCCATGGCATCGACCTGGATCATAACAGGTTCTTAATTCTACAG GGGGAGGTGGAGCAGATTGCCATGATGAAGCCCAAGGGGCAGACAGAGCACGATGAGGGGATGCTGGAATACCTGGAGGATCTGATCGGCTCGGCACGGCTCAAGGAGCCCATCCACACCCTATGCCGCAGGGTGGAGCTGCTCAACGAGAGCCGGGGGGAGAAG ctaAATCGAGTTAAAAtggtggagaaagaaaaagatgccTTGGAAGAGGACAAGAATAAAGCCATTGAGTTCCTTTGCTTGGAAAATCAAATCTTTAAGGAAAAGAATCAGATCTGTCAATATTACAT cCATGACTTAAAAAAACGAATAAATGACCTGGAAATgcagaaggagaaaattaatgaagaaactAAAAGTGTTAATGAGAAAAGCAGTAAACTTGCAGAGGAAGCAAAAACCAAGAATAAAGCTTTGAAAGAACTGGACAA gaaatgcaataaaattacAAAGTTCATAGaggaaagtaaagaaaaattcacTCAGCTGGATTTGCAGGATGTGAAAGTGAGGGAGAATCTCAAACATGCCAAGAGCAAGGTTAAGAAACTGGAGAAGCAGCTTCAAAAGGACAAGGAAAAG gtggaggagctgaggaaggTCCCCTCCACGAGCACCAAAGCCATCGAGGACGCCACGGCcaagagggagctgctggccaaggccaagGACAAGGAGGAGGCCAAGCTCAGGCAGGTCCTGGCCAGCCTGCAGGAGGAGACCAAGggaattcagaaggaaaaagag GCCAAGGAGAAGGAGCTGATGGAGTTCAGCAAGGAGGTGAGCGAGGCGCGCTCCAGCATGGACATagctcaggcagagctggagctgtacCTCAGCAAGTACAACTCTGCTGTGGCTCGGCTCAGCCAGGCTCAGGAGGCCCTGGGGAGCACCTCCAACACCCTGAAGGAGAGGAAAGCTTCCATCAAAGACATTGCTGGGAAATTaccccaggctgagcagcagctcaagGAG AAAGAGAATGCTCTGGAGAAGTTGGAAAAGGAGGAATCCGGGAACAAGGACCTCGTGCGAAACCTGCGCCGAAAAGTCGAAGAAGCCAAAAGTTCTTTGGCACAAAGTCGGAGCAGAGGAAAAGTGCTcgaggctctgctccagcagagtAAATGTGGCAATATTCCTGGGCTCTATGGAAGGCTG GGAGACCTGGGGGCCATCGATGACAAGTATGATGTGGCCATTTCCTCCTCGTGTGGAGCCTTGGATCACATTGTTGTGGACACCATTGACACTGCCCAGGCCTGTGTGAACTTCCTGAAGGCTGGAGGGATTGGAGCTGCCACCTTTATAGCCCTGGACAAG ATGACTgtgtgggaaaagaaaatgcagaagatCCCAACTCCTGAGAATGCCCCACGGCTCTTTGACCTGGTGAAGGTGCAGGACCCCAAGGTCCGCCTGGCCTTCTACTTCGCTCTCAGGGACACTCTGGTGGCCAAAAACCTGGAAGAAGCCACCAGAATAGCATTCCAAAAGGATAAAAGGTGGAGGGTGGTAACCCTGCAAGGACAGATCATCGAGGTGTCAG GAACCATGACTGGTGGGGGAGGAAAAGTCATGAAGGGCAGAATGGGCTCCTCAGTTGTGATGGATATCTCAGAAGAAGAG ATCAGCAAAATGGaatcccagctgcagagggatTCCCAAAGAGCTGTGCAGTGTGAGGAGGAGAAATCCCAGCTTGAGGAAGACATAAGgaaactgcagcaggaaatcCAGGACATGAGGAACACCTCAGAGAAATACAAAGCCAGTATCCAG GGTTTTTCTGAACAAGAAATTAATCTCAAAAACCAAATCAAGGAACTCGAAGCCGACGTCGTTGCTGCTACTCCGGACAAAGCCAAGCAGAAGGAGATGGAAAAAGCCCTTGATGGTTATAAAAAAG ATTATGAGCATGTGGCTCAGAAGGCTGCCAagatggaggaggaggtgaaACGGCTGCACCAGCTCATCATGGACATCAACAACCAGAAGCTGAAGGCTCAGCAGGACAAGATTGATCAGATTGACAAGGAAATGGATGAATGCTCCTCTGCCATCACCAAGGGCCAGGTGGCAGCCAGGACTGCAGACAG gaaCCTGAAGAAATCCGAGGAGGCTCTGCAGCGCACGCAGAAGGAGatggaggaaaatgagaaggagatgaagaacctgacagcagagctgacagcCCTGGAGGACAAAGCCACCGAGGTGATGAACGAGTGCAAGCAGGCTGAG GAAGCtttgccagcagtgcaggaggagcagaagaaTTTACTCAAGGAGATGAAAAAGATTCAGGATGCTGAACATGCCCTTCAGAGTGAGGCTCTGAACATCAAACTGAAAATGGAACAAATCAACAGCCACATCTCCACCCACCAGGGCAAGATTAAATACTGGCAAAAGGAG ATCTCCAATTTATCCCTGCACGCCATCGAGGGCGAGGCCCCCGAGGAGCTGCGGGTGCTGAgcgaggaggagctggaggcgCTGCAGGACCCCGATGCGATCAGCAAGAAAATCGCGCTGCTGGAGGCGGAGCGGCACCAGCTCCGCCCCAACCTGGGAGCCATCGCCGAGTACAGGAAGAAG gaagagctgtACCTGCAGCACGTGGGAGAGCTGGACAACATCACCAGTGAGAGGGACAAATTCAGAGAGGCCTTTGAAGGGCTCAGGAAGCAGAGGCTGAATGAATTCATGGCAGGATTTAATGTCATCACCAACAAGCTGAAGGAGAACTACCAGATGCTCACGCTGGGAGGGGATGCTGAGCTGGAGCTTGTGGACAGTCTGGATCCCTTCTCAGAGGGAATCATGTTCAg TGTCAGGCCTCCCAAGAAAAGCTGGAAGAAAATCTTCAACCTGTCAGGAGGGGAGAAGACCCTGAGCTCCCTGGCCCTGGTGTTTGCCCTGCACCACTACAAACCCACCCCTCTGTACTTCATGGATGAGATCGACGCCGCCCTCGACTTCAAAAACGTCTCCATCGTGGCATTTTACATCTAT GAACAAACCAGAAACGCCCAGTTCATCATCATCTCCCTGAGGAACAACATGTTTGAGATTGCAGACAGATTAATTGGGATTTATAAAACCCAGAACACCACCAAAAGTGTGGCCACCAACCCCAAAGTCCTGGCTGTGAAAGGACTGGAGGAACTTGGCCTTCCTGGGTGCAGTGTAGCCCAGAAATAG